The nucleotide sequence CAGTGTGGGGTGGGCCAAGAAAGGATTACGCATCCATCAAATTCTTTCTTTATACCCTCATAGGAAGCGTATTTCTTCTTGTTGCTATCATCGCCCTTTATATTAAGACCGGAACCTTTTTTATACCCGATCTCATGGGACAGAATTACGCTTTCATGTTCCAGTTCTGGATATTTCTTGCCTGTGCACTCGCGTTTGCCATCAAGATACCAATGTTTCCGCTTCATACCTGGCTTCCGGCGGCCCATGTCGAGGCGCCGACTGCCGGCAGCGTAATACTTGCAAGTATTCTCCTTAAAATGGGCGGATACGGATTTTTAAGACTCTGTCTTCCCATAACTCCGGAAGCTGTAGCAGTATGCGCTCCATATATGATCGGAATATCAGTAGTTTCAATACTTGCAGGTGGCTACCTTGCTCTTGGTCAGTCTGATATAAAAAAGCTGATTGCCTATTCCAGCGTAGGTCATATGGGATTTGTGACCCTTGGCGTGTTTTTGCTGAATTCCCAAGGGATAAAAGGCGCAATGCTCCAGATGATCAATCATGGAATTACAACTGGAGCGCTGTTTATCTGCGTCGGAATTATTTATGAAAGAACCCATAGCAGGGAAATTTCTGCAAACTCGGCCCTTGGAATGTTCATGCCGATTTATGTTACCTTTCTTGGTATCTTCTCCCTTTCTTCCCTTGCGTTTCCTGGAACTAATTCCTTTGTGGGTGAGTTCCTGGTTCTTCTGGCGGCTTTCGGTAAATACCCGGTGGTCGGAGGTCTCGCCGTTGTTGGCGCTGTACTTGCTGCGGCCTATATGCTCAGACTTCTTCAGAAAATGGTTTGGGCCGATTCAGACGGGCACGCCCACCACGGCCACGATGAAGGACACCACGGTCATGAAAAGGAAGAACATCATCTTTCTGACCTTGGTTTCAGGGAGGCTGCAATGCTTGTGTTTCTGACTATTTTTGTATTCTGGATAGGTCTGAATCCATCGCCTATCCTTAAAATCATGAATGCAAGCGTTGATAATCTGGTTACCCAGGCAGGCGCTGACAAGGTTGTGGGCGTGACTGCAGCAATGAAA is from Desulforegula conservatrix Mb1Pa and encodes:
- a CDS encoding complex I subunit 4 family protein — its product is MDQHLIYNSIGYPVLSAVTFIPLAGALVALFIKNETMLKLWGFLVTVFALVLSLPLYTNFDATSVKFQFAEVYPWFPALNLDYVVGVDGMSTLLVLLTTFIMPLCILCSWNYIKDRLQEFIFVVLLMETAMIGVFISLNTVMFYIFWEAMLLPMYLIIAVWGGPRKDYASIKFFLYTLIGSVFLLVAIIALYIKTGTFFIPDLMGQNYAFMFQFWIFLACALAFAIKIPMFPLHTWLPAAHVEAPTAGSVILASILLKMGGYGFLRLCLPITPEAVAVCAPYMIGISVVSILAGGYLALGQSDIKKLIAYSSVGHMGFVTLGVFLLNSQGIKGAMLQMINHGITTGALFICVGIIYERTHSREISANSALGMFMPIYVTFLGIFSLSSLAFPGTNSFVGEFLVLLAAFGKYPVVGGLAVVGAVLAAAYMLRLLQKMVWADSDGHAHHGHDEGHHGHEKEEHHLSDLGFREAAMLVFLTIFVFWIGLNPSPILKIMNASVDNLVTQAGADKVVGVTAAMK